In Rutidosis leptorrhynchoides isolate AG116_Rl617_1_P2 chromosome 6, CSIRO_AGI_Rlap_v1, whole genome shotgun sequence, the DNA window TAGTTGTTATCTGCAGGTCTAAATTTGGAAAATATCTTCTTTAATTCTGGATGAAGATTTATCTTGATGTCAGTTTGATTCTACATGTTGGTCAGTTGATGATGTTGTGTATGTAGCTTAAACTACATATCAACTTTCTTCTACTTTTCTTTTAGAAAGTCTATAAAGAAAATTTGTGCTGATTGCACAATATATATTAGCATCATAGCAGTTATCTTCAAGTACGCACACATTACTAGAATATTTACTACGTAAACGGATAAGGTTATTTATGTTTAGGTTACCTGGGAAACTGAcacatttttttcttcttcttagaTATACGAGGCCTAATCGAATTATCTTGTAACTGTTTACAACCCGTTTAAGAAAAGATTATATATTTTGACTTATGAGAGTCACTATGCTATATTTGGAATAGCTTATTTTGGTGAGTTTTCTAGTGTTTTttcattttatgtatttatttatttgtagtatttttctttttatgtatttatttatttataagccCATAAGCCTAAgaggttgtttacttttttttcttcttctgaatTTGTCTTTGTTTTCATTTGACTCTTATTTTGAAGAGGTGTTTGATTCTATGTTTCCTGGAAACAGACCAATTTTCAGATTAAGTAGCAGATTAACTGACAAAAAAACAATAATTTCCGGATTAATGGTCTATTGAAACAGACCATCAACACAAGTTTTTGGCTTGTTTGGTTCAAATCTTATAACCCTTAATTAAACCGCTTAAACGTTGTAGAGTACATAAATAAAGATGGTTACTATAAACATAAACAAATCATATTGTTAACCCATTTCATGTAATAAACacttaataattcatatcattggATGACATGTTAAAATAACAACATAATTAGTAGTCAATCCAAATAGTATACTTATAATTTATAATCCAATCTATTCATGAAATTTTCTGTATCTTTTGGTTTATATCCCTGAGTTAGTTTTATGCAAACATTTGCCACCAGCAGGGTGAGTAACACAAATTATGGCAACAGGTTATCGAAACTTTATCGTCTGCTGATAAACTCACCGGACCCTATGCAACGCCAGATAAGCAACAAACCGATATCCTATCAGCATCAGCGCCATAACCAACAAGTCCATAGTTAGATTATCCAATCCAACTGATTTAACTACCCGAAAGTCTGCTACTTTGCAGTAAACCCCTTTAGAGCACTCATAAGCATCTGTTTCATCATACTGAATCCCAAGAAGCAGCTTGTAACAATAGTAACTGTAGCTCAAATACTTTAACCAAACGATGAACGGCGGTATTTGTTGTATATAATAACCTCCAGCAATTAGGAAAACAAGAGTTGTAACTGAGGCTAAAGTAGTGGCTTGTTTTACATCTTTTAAAAGTATAGCACCAATTGCTAGACCAAGACTTTGGGCCACAAGAACGGTGTAGAGTACAACGAGCAAGGATAGGATGAAAGTGGTTGGGTCGGGTTTAAGCCCGCCCATCCAATATAGTATGAAGGTGAAAGCGGTTGGTAGTGCAAGCTCGAGTGGTAGGTCTCCGATGGTTCTAGCTAAAAAGTAAGATGAGAGACGGTACATTCCAGACGATCGTTCTTTTATAAGCATTCTTCGTTCTTGAGGAAAAGTGAAAACCGCATTGTATAACGGGTAAAATCCCCAAAAAACCGAGAAGAAGAAAAGCATTGCTATCTGCATGAACATAAAACATCATGTTTGTTAGACagtaagggtgcgtttgataaaacataATGATTAAGAAATTGAATGGTTGATAATTCGAATGATTCAAAGTATCTGATTGAACTTAGTTCTGAAcgacaataatatgtttgattagcATTATAAATGAACTCTGTGAATGATGGAAATTCGATGTATTAACCTTATAATTAAGCAAATAAAAGAATATAATTATTCTGTAAACAAATTAAGAAGGGTTTCAAGAGAAATGGAGGTATTGAATTGTTAAGAGAGTATTTCAACTCTAAATGATTCAGAACAGATTGCTGAATGGTTCAGCTCAGTGCTGAACCAGATGCAATCAAAAGTGTGAAACAATCAGATATTCAAGTGTAGTAAAAAGGTATGTTGAAGATAGTGTTTGGATATTTATGTTGTTTGATGTCATAATAATAAGTTATCATGAGTTTGAAATCAAAATGCTCACGCGATCTGCAATATGGGATGTTGGAGTACGCCACCATAAGAGTCCAGCCAATATAGCGACACTTATGACTTGAAAGATTCTAAGCGTGTTGAAAGCTTCGAATCGTCTTTCTCTGATTCCCCTTATAAGAAGCACCTTGAACTGATGCCACCAATTTGTGCACCATTGTTCAGATTGCGCACGACTTCCTACTTATAAAGAGAGTTAGTGTATATAGCAACAATAGTTTCTAGTGGGTCTATTTGGGCTGCGCTTTATCTCAATCGGGTAAAAAAAACACTTGGCTACAAGGGGGAACAAGTTTATTTGGTTGAAAGTCACCCAAAGTTTTTTAATGCATACAGCTTCTGAATCATTTCTATAATAATGTTTCTTTTATAGTCATAATCAAGCACTaattattttttaaattaataatcAGACATTGTTGTAAGTCAAGCAAGCTGGACCCACCCATTTCAACCCCTACTAGAATTGACCCATTTCAACCTTAACATGTCTTGACTTACCTGCCAAACCTTCTTTTGCATGCTTGTAGTTGCAAACATCCAGATCGCATAAATCGGTCTTCAGTTTCGTCGAAATGTTTGTTTCGTAACAAGTGATCAGTTTTTTCCTAACTGCTTTTCGCTCCTCCTCTGCATTTTCACCTAGCTCGTAGTCTTGAATCGAATCAGGTGAAATTCCTGCAtataattaatcaaaaaaaaaaaaaaattaaaaaaaattaaaaaataaaattaaaaaataaaataaaataataataataataataataataattaattctaCTATCATGAAATTAAGGTTACAAATTTTTTTACCGTTCGCAAGATCTAGTAAAGGGTCAGCTGGGTTGACCGTAACAGATGTTGAGAACCCGATTGAGTAAAAGTAGTCCAAAGCAGTTGAACCAGGACCATAATATATTTGTGAGCCTTCAGAGAGCAAGATCACTTTATCAAACATGTGATAAATCCTGCTTGATGGCTGGTGAATTGTGGTGACTACGGTTCGACCACCATTAGCCAACCGTTTGATCGTGGTCATGATCCTTTGAGCCGTGGTTGAGTCAAGACCCGAAGTGGGCTCATCCAATAACAACAAGCTTGGATTAATCAACATTTCTTGACCTATACTCACTCTTTTTTTCTCCCCACCTGATATACCTCTAAATAATGGACCACCAATCATGCAATTTTTACATTTTGACAAACCTAACTCGGTCACAACTCGGTCAACATGGTTGACTTTCTCATCTTGGGTCAAACTTTTTGGCAACCTTAACATTGCAGTAAACAATAAAGTTTCAGTTACTGTAAGATGAGGGTAAAGAACATCATCTTGAGTAACAAATCCTGTTCTTCTTTTAGTCGAACCGCAAAACGGTTGGTTGTTATACGTTATTTTTCCTGATAATTTGCCAGTTAAACGCCCTCCAATAACGGTTAATAAAGTGGTTTTACCACTTCCTGATGGACCTAACATGGCTAGAAGCTCACCTGGATTAACCATACCTGTTACACCGTTTAATATCGTTTTTTCTTGCTTACCTTTAAGCTCAACTTTATATACAACCTCTTGAAACTGCAAATATATAACAAAATACAAATTGAGTAACAAAATTAGTGTTACAAATTTAGAAGAAATTAGTAGTTGAAAGTGGAAAGTAACCTTTAAAGTTATTGGATACAGAACCATTTGATGTGCAGAGTGATCAAGTTCAGGTTTTACAATATTTGAAGAAACTTGTTCCATGAGTTAGTACTAATGGTGTGGTTTTAACTTCTTAGTTTCTTCACAAAGTAACTTGCATAATACAACTATATATACTACACATATGTGTACACGTGTGTGTATGCATGCTTTTATACATGGGGGGCGTTTGGGTATTTGTTCTTTAACTGATTAGTTATTTGATGGGGGTGTTTGGTTATTACTCATTACTCACTATATTAATTGTGCACCAGCACAATTAGTTATTTGATGGGGGTGTTTTATTAGTCTCTAATTTTAACCATCCAGGCCTAGTCTGGGTGGCCACCAGCACTTTCAGTgaaggggaggtctcgggttcaatcctaaggggtgcccgcatttaatgaccaaactggagaatgccttacctggtagcggtggagggctggcttgccgtttacccggggtttacctgcggtgggggggccaatgtgctctggcccatagtggggttcctcgtaaaaaaaaaaaaaaaaaaaaaaaaaattgtgcacCATGTTGAATTACTAAAATTCCCCTGTGAACAGTAACTGAACAGTTGTCGCCGGGGTATTTAAGTAATTTTGTTTTATCCTATTTTGTttgttttcgatttttttttttaaaatttcgtaCGCTTACTTTTTGCTCCAGTGAAACGGGGCCACACACCCCGAGATTGTTCTATAAGTGATTATCTGGTTATTAAGTCACACTAAATAGTTTTTATCTTAACAACGATTATTTTGGTGCTGTATACTTATGGCTGTTAAACAGTTGAATATTGAGTGTATGATAACAAATGCATAACTATCTAAAAAAACAAATATATTCTTTAACagcatatttaattgcattttgatTAGTTAATATCACATATTTACTGTTAGAACATACACCTAAGGGAGGCCCATATTCTTTTCGCAACACACGTGTGACAACGAGTTGGTTTAAGAGAATGTTAGTTAAGCTTAAGGTCCATATGATGCGTCCTAAACACGAATGTGAGATACTCAAGAATCAATAAAAGTAGAGGAAGTCGAAGATTAACGCAGTGTTAATTGATCGAATATGGGGGTCCCATGAAACGAAAGCAAATATTCAAGAAATCTATTAAGTAATTTCTAGGAAATCAAAATTAAAGCATATGATTAAAAACACAAGTCAAAGTAGTGTTTAGAGAATCCAAGTGGGAAGAGAACTGATGCCCTACTAATATTAGTTAATTGGTCAAAGTAATCAAGAACAATGTAAAGGGAGAAGGTGAACTTATTAATAGTAAAGTAATAAAGGTGAAATATTCAAAGAGCAACATTTTAATTTAAATGAATACTTTACATATCAAAAGTAAAGCTAACTGATTCTTTACATACACTTTAGTTTGAATTTGACATATGTTTGTAAGTACTTAACGTAATACAGAGTTTTGGGAGGTAATTTGAACGATATTTAACTTACTATAACTTCACTTTAATATGATTTTACAAATTATATGCATATttgtatatttgtataatatatatatttttttttttgaacagcgattgggatcacccgagggggactttaagtctttaaccacccgttgcgatcatctcccgtttcgactatgccgatgcaacgataaaccccgcccccatcgctgcccgggaggaaaccttgaaaccgatccaagggcacggccaagtaaaacccccctccccaaACGATATTTGTATATTTGTGAATTGTAATGGGCATATCCCTTCTATCTTGTAAAAACATCACTTTTTCATGGTTCTAGTTTTGACCAGCCAAAACTTGATCAGTGTGTTAATATATTCTTACTGATAGTTCTTTAATAGAAAATGTGAAATACAGGGacgaattaattaatattattaaacttCCTATCATAACTAATATAAGACCATCTTTAACAATGGCAGACAAAATGGGCGTGTTGATGTGTAGAGATGGGGTGCTTGATGTGCGTGCTAGTAAACTGGTAAATAATGTGTGTCGCGTTAAGTGATGTGTTAAAATATGATTGGAAGTTGGTTGAAATATTGGATAAAAAATAAAAGGAAAAATAAATTCAACCAATAAATAATTAGCACTTCACATTTTATCCCCGTGTTTGGAGCACGCACGCCACATTTTCTTGTGTGAGCACGCCACTAGTATATGGCGTGTTGGTCCAATTTGTGTGAAGCACGCCTCCAACAACTATTGTTAAAGAAGGTCTAACTGAACAACATAGACTCCTTGTCAAAATGACAGGGAGTAGTCACATAACATTTTCATGTCCTCATTAATTATTTGATATAAGTACTATTTATCTCTTTCATTTTAAGGGTGAAACTAgtccttcaaaaaaaaaaaaaaaaaacctcacaCACCTTACACAAATATAGACAAATGTCTACCACTAAACTCAAATCACAATTTCTTGATTTCAGTGGTTTTTCAATACCGCTATGTCAATACCAGTTATTAAAGGTGAAACTAGTGTATAGACGTATAGTATTTTTAAAAATGTCAATTATCTTTTTCATTCCTAATGATGTGTTGAAATTTCTTATTACTCTACAACCCATTTTCTAGATATAGCCTATTACTATATAATTTTGTGGGTGGGTTGGGTTCGGATGGCATTAGATGCTAATCAAAGTTTTGTTCTTGAACAACCCCAACCCTGAATCCCCTCCCATCCTaatataagaatattattagtatcaaAAAGTTAATAAAATACTCATCAATAGTGCGATGATATTGTTTTTTTAGTTGCTATGGCTTGCGAATATATGTCTTCTTTAGATATGAAAACATTTTTTAAACATGGTCTAAGATTTAACGTTTGATTTGCAATCATTACATCTTAATGATAAAGAGTAGGACTATTTATTTATGGCTTAAAAGTTAAAAACACGGACCTACACAGGTGCCTATATCTATATCTATGAGTTAAAAACAATTTACAATATAAACCGCTTATAGTGAGTGCATCTAACTATTTAAGTATAAATGTTAGTGGATATTGTATGTCCATAATTCATATAGAGTGTGTAATGTTTATCTTAGTCATTTGATTTTTAACATTATTGTAATTGGAGCTTTTATATGTTTGTTTGTGTTACTTAAATGATTATAGTGTATTTGTTTGTATGTTAATAGAATCGTTACTCGTTTAGATAACAAGATCGTTAAAGTTAAACTGACAAAACTCATTCGCACGAACGACAGACTCATTCTCACAAATCAGTGAAGTTGGTATAATATTATAACTAAACTGTCATCCGCAAGAATGTGTGAGACATCTGTGCGATCTGTACCAATGTTTGACATTCGCACAGATGTGACTTGATGTTGGGAATTTATGGACCCAAACAACAATCACCGATTCAGATTTGGTGATCCCACAAATAACAAACGAACGATAATAAAGAAAAGTAAAGAAAACGACACAAGaattacgtggttatatgcaattggTTAGATTGCTTCAGTCCACGGCCAACTAGAGTGA includes these proteins:
- the LOC139852365 gene encoding ABC transporter G family member 14-like, translated to MEQVSSNIVKPELDHSAHQMVLYPITLKFQEVVYKVELKGKQEKTILNGVTGMVNPGELLAMLGPSGSGKTTLLTVIGGRLTGKLSGKITYNNQPFCGSTKRRTGFVTQDDVLYPHLTVTETLLFTAMLRLPKSLTQDEKVNHVDRVVTELGLSKCKNCMIGGPLFRGISGGEKKRVSIGQEMLINPSLLLLDEPTSGLDSTTAQRIMTTIKRLANGGRTVVTTIHQPSSRIYHMFDKVILLSEGSQIYYGPGSTALDYFYSIGFSTSVTVNPADPLLDLANGISPDSIQDYELGENAEEERKAVRKKLITCYETNISTKLKTDLCDLDVCNYKHAKEGLAGSRAQSEQWCTNWWHQFKVLLIRGIRERRFEAFNTLRIFQVISVAILAGLLWWRTPTSHIADRIAMLFFFSVFWGFYPLYNAVFTFPQERRMLIKERSSGMYRLSSYFLARTIGDLPLELALPTAFTFILYWMGGLKPDPTTFILSLLVVLYTVLVAQSLGLAIGAILLKDVKQATTLASVTTLVFLIAGGYYIQQIPPFIVWLKYLSYSYYCYKLLLGIQYDETDAYECSKGVYCKVADFRVVKSVGLDNLTMDLLVMALMLIGYRFVAYLALHRVR